The DNA window TGTATAATTTATATAAAAACCCCTCACTCCTCTTGTTCAGAGGTCTCATATATAAGTAAACCCATGTTTACTTATCTAAATATTATCATACTACTATTTACTGTATTTGTCAAGTATCTTATCCATTGAAAATAAAAGTAATATATGTTTCTTATTTTTTAATAATATTTTTACTATCATGGAATAGTACTTAAAACCACTTCATTTATGTGTAATATAGATTACAAACAGATATATAGACACACCACATCAACATATGCAATACGGGTCACTATAACAAATGGGTGTTGAGTTCGTCTGCTTTATTGTAAAGAATTTAATTGCTATAAAAACCAGAACACATTATTGAACTTATAGAAAAATAAAGAGTACGTTGTCTCTTGCCTTCATGTGTTTTATCTTCTTCTCCCCTTCACAAAATAATCAACAACTTTATGCAGTTATACTCGGTGGTTCATCTTCACAATTTTTAAAAGCATTTTTTAATATGGTAAACTCAATACTTCATAAAACATTTAAATTATTTAAAAAGGAGTTCTGCATGTTAAAGCAACTTCCATTTCCATTCCATTCTTTTGTTGCAAATGCTCTCTGTGTCAAACATCTTAAGCTTTCGTTTTTCATCATGCTAACACTTTCCAGCCTAACCGTTTCCGCAACAACGGTTGATAAACTACAATCACCACCTTCTTTAAGCATATATATTATTCCTAACAGCAAAGCGGTCAATGACATTATTAAGATATGTGGCAAAACCTCCTGTCAGCAAACACAACACATTGCTTCCCTTAATAATATAAGTGCCGAATCCATTAGTAATAATAATCGTGGAACAGCAATCGTATTTAATTCTATAGAAGATGCAAAGGCAAAGATACTTGAGATAAAAAAAGTACAAGGTCTTCCGCCAGGTGGTATTGAAGTCATTTTGAAAGAAGGTGAGTATACCCTTCCATCAACCCTCATTTTTACGGAGGAAGATAGTGGCACAGAACAATCACCAATAATATATCGAGCCGAACCAGGAACCTATGTTGTCATAACTGGCGGTATTCGTTTATCTAATTTTAAGAAAGTGTCAGATGAGCCTGGCTCAGAGCGAATTAATCCTGAGGTAAAAGACAACATTTTTGTCCTTGACTTAACCCGTTACGGTATAAGCTCATTGCCACCATTAGAACTTGCAGGCTTTGGAAGTAGAAAGGTTCGCACGGCAGATAGAAACTATCAAAATTATAACACTTTCCCATGTCCTGAACTTTTCTATAATAGACTCCCCATGACCATTGCCCGTTTTCCGAATCAAGGGTTTCTTCGTGTTGCTGGAGTTCAGGGAGATAAAGATGAGTCTGACCCAAACAATCCAAATCTCATGAAAAACGTCCGTTTGAAATTAGAAGGTTGTCCCCTTGCCAATTGGAGCAAAGAGACGAATATCCTTTTATATGGCTACTGGTATTATGATTGGGCAGACTCATACGAAACAGTGTCATCAGTAAATGTAGAAACCAGCGACGTCCTATTAGCGGGTCCAGGGTCTGCTTATGGTTACCGTGAAGGTGCACGTTACTATGCCATCAATCTATTATGCGAATTAGACCAGCCTGGCGAATGGTATATTGACCGCGAACACATGCTCCTTTATTTCTATCCACCTGCATCATTAGACGGAGCCAATATAGAACTTTCCCTATCTGATAAGCCAATGATTATTTTTAAAAATGCAGGTTATATCACACTTGAAAACATCCATTTCCGATTAAATGCCACTAATATATTACAAATATTCGACGGTAATAATATCCAGATATCGGGTTGCTCCTTCTCTGAATCCGCAGGCTATGGCATCACCATCGGTAATGGCAAAAATCACAAAATCCAGTCTTGCGATTTTACAACCTTAGGCAAAGGAGGCATTTACCTTGCAGGTGGTAATCGTAAAGATTTAACACCCTCTAACTTTGTGGTGGATAATTGTTATTTCTATAATCTTGCCCGTATCGACCATACCTATAATCCTGCGGTTTATGCTACTGGTTGTGGACATACACTTACGCACAACCTTGTTCACAAAAATCCGAGCAGTGCCTTCAGAATAGATGCCAACGATTGTCTAATCGAGTTCAATGAAATCTTTGATGTCCTATTAGAATCGGATGACCAAGGCGGAGCTGACATGTGGGGAAACCCTGCCTATCGTGGTGTTGTTTACCGCTACAATTATTGGCATCATATCGGCAATTGGCAGGAAAATGCGGAACAATTGAGCTGTGGTCAGGCTGGGATACGATTAGATGACGCAATCTCAGGGGTTCACATTTATGGGAATATCTTTTACCACTCCTCCTCTGGTGAAAATGGGTTTGGAGGTATTCAAATACATGGTGGAAAGGATAATCTTGTTGAGAATAACATTTTCGCAGAATGTCGAATTGGTATCAGTTGCACCCCTTGGAGTACTGAGCATTGGACAAATTTTGTTAAAAGTATATGGGACAATCAAGACATAGATAAAGACCTCTATTTGCAACGATACCCCGAACTAAACCATTTGTACGAAAACATTAACCAAAACACTGCCCGTAATAACATCTTCTGGAACTGTAAAAAAACAATAGTACGTGCCCCATCCAATTTCATTTTCGAAAACAATCTGGAAACTACGGAAGAGCAACTGTTCCCCTATGCGAAAGAAGGAAATTTCAACACAAATGAGACATGGTTAGGTTCTCAGAATTTTTCATTCACATCTATCCCATTTAACTCCATCGGCTTATACAAGGATACGTATCGGACAAAACTACCTGAGGAAATTATCCGCAAAGGCAGAACACAACAATAATTCCTCTCGCCCACAGAAAAAATAGCCCAACCCAAAACAAATTCAAAAGAGGCAAAGTCTTATTATAAACAATCTGAGTAAAAACAAAGACCTCTTTAAATTGATGATAAAAATGAAACTAAAACATAAAATAATAGTTCTAATCTTTGCCTATTTACTTCTCGTCACACATATATCCTCTGCCATTGGTGTCCGTGCACATATTGAAATCGGGTTGCAGGCAATCCGTAACTATATCCAGCCATGGCGTGAACAATGTTCTGGTATTTCAACACTTTTCGAAGATACTGAGGTATATCCTGCTTTTTATGCGGGCTGTGCTTTCCCCGATTGGGGCTATGGTGAGATTAACCCTGATTCCGCAGAAGCGTCGCATTGGAACAAATTCATGACGACATATGTCTCCATTCTAAAGCAAAAACTTCCATCCTTACCGCCATCCGTTGCTCGGAAAGAAGTGGCTTTTTTCCTCGGCGTTGTAGTTCATAATATTTCCGATATACCATGGCATTTTGATGAAGTGGGGCATCGCTCATTTTTAAGTTCTGCCCGCGAAGAAGGCAATTCATCCCATCGTGATGCGGAATTTAGCACAGATGTCTTCCTATTCGCCGAAAGTCAAACAGAACCGCTCATTCCTCTCGAATTGTATTGGCCTTATGAGACAATATTAGAATGTTTCAAACAGATAGACATGGACGTAACTGCAGAACAACTGAAAGCAGGGTGCACTCGTGAACAGGCATATCTAACAACAGGTCCTTTCCTTGCTATGACACAATTTGAGTCTATGAAACAAAAGCATAATTGGGTTTATCAACATTATAAAAATTATTACTACGGCGGTTTAGAGCATAATGCTTCCGCTGTGAGCACGTTTATGAAATATTACTTTGCAATAATTACCGATAATATGTTCATCCAAAATAGTTTAAGTTATGCACCATACGTCCGCCGTAATAATGACTACATCCCTATATGTGATATTCAAGACACCACCATTATCAAAAATATGCCTGACAACAATGCAGGGATGGAACCTTTCCTCTCTGTTGGGAAACAAGAAAACAACGAATGGAAAATTCTTATCCGCTGTGCACTACCTCCCATTTTTGAAAAGGAAAACCTGAAAAAGGCTTCAATCTGGTTATATGCAGAACAGATAGAATATTCCGCCGACCTAAAATTTATTACAATAAAAACACAACGAATTACAACACCGTGGGATGAAGGAACAGGGAGTAGTAATGAGTTCAGTGGGAAAGAGGGTTGTTCTACATTGGGGGTAAATTGGTCTACTCAACCTGAAGTTGATGGTAGTTCTACTCAGCTGATAGCCATACCAATCTCACCGAATTGGATACAGATTGACATTACAGAGTATGTAAAGTATTGGATGGATAATCCTCAATTAAACTATGGCATAAATATATCAATGGCTGAGAATACAGACAAGAATTGCGTTATCCGCTTCTTCTCATCGGATGCATTTCGTGAAAATGATAGCCCTTTTTGTGGTGGAGAAAGAACTGCATATCGCCCTGCCTTCACTATATTAAACAAAAATACACTCACGGAGTACCTATTCCCTGATAAAACTACAAAACACCAAAAATGAATAAGGTTAGTAATTATGTATAAAAGGGGAGATGTTTTAGTATTCAAAATTTCCATGCCACGGAAGGAACAGAGACAATCCTTCATCTCCAGAATGAATCTGGTAAACATTCCCATCAAACTCATATTGAATGGATAACTCCGAAAACTTATCTAACCCTAACTCAGCAAGATAAGAAGGCACCAGATAATCTAACGACACTGGATATACGCCATTATCAACAGCGTACCATTCGACTGCAAGGAATATTTTTGATAAAGTAAGGGTCATATTGACATGTTTACGATGCTGGTCTACCATTGTGTCTGGTGGAAATATGATTTTCCGCAATTCTTCTAATGGGTAATCCGTCACTTTCGTCTCCGTTCCTTCATCTGTGGGTGGTAACTTTAAGAACGTTTCCCATGCGTTCTGTAGTTCCTGTTCAGAGCATCGGGCAAGCCAATCCTTTTCCGACGGCTCATTAAGGATGTTCTGCAAAGCCTGCCTCAATATAGAAACAGAAGGAATCTCCGTTTGAGCCCAAACCGCAATCTGCCGATACTCATTATATTTTACCGTGTTCTTATCCTGTGCAATTTTCTCTGAACGCAATAATAAATTCATTCCATCTCGGAATTGTTGTGCAGATAATAACCGTAATCGTGCCAACTCACGGAGCACAATCCCCATAGATTCAATTGCGTAAAGCGGTATATGCGTCAATTTGCCGTAAACCTGTTTCTGAAGCGACTCTGCAAATTGAACAAGCAAATTGACATCCATAATCAACGAATCGTTAGGTTGGTGACTTAAAACAAGAAGGTTTATGGTTAACAACTCAAAAAAATTCTGAAATGGTTCGATGGCAAGAGGTGGTTCGTTTAATACCACTGGTGGGGGTAATATTCCACGTTCGTAGGAAATACCATCTCGCCATTGCTGAAATGCCATTTGAATATTGTTAACATAACCGACTATCTCTTCTGGCACAGGGTTATTACCTAATGTCAGCAGTATTTCCCATGTCTGTTGTAGCCAGTTTATATCAGCCGGCGGTAAGGATTCTACTGCTAATAAGTAATAGTAAAATGCATCCATAGGAGTAAATGAACGAGAGGTATAATACTGCGGTTCTACTTTTTTCCTCTGTTCATCATATCGATTGTATAAAAGTTGGAATATTTTTCTGTTCAAATCGATTTTGATTTCTGCCTTTGTTTCAACAGGTTCTCCTTCTTTGGTAGGTTCTTTTGTTTCAGGAGGAGGTGAAGGAGATGGTTCTTGCGTTTTTGTTTCCCCTTCATTAGAGATTGAATTTTCTGAGAGTTGGGTGGTGACAACAAGGTTACTATCATCAGTACCAGTGCCATCCTGACGTGTTTTATTTAAAAACATAACAAGTATCAGAAGAAAGAGAATCGTGGCTACACCAAAACCTAACGATATAGTTAAACGAATCAAAACCTTATTACTTCTCCGTCGGATTTCTGTTGTCGGCAAATCTGAACTTAAAGACTCGCGAATAAGACCTGCCACCCCATCAATTAACTGAGCAGGACACGGTTCATAGGCATTAGTAGACAAAATCTGACTTAACTGTGGGACAGTTAAATTTATTTTTACTAAACTCAATCCACGTCGGATATGTTCAATTCCTTTGGCAACCCGCTCATCAATTTTCTCTCTCGGTAAACGCAAATATGTAACGAGGTTCGCAGACTCTTGCCCTTCAAGAATATGTAGAATAATCGGCAATGAATATTTTTCTGACAAATTGGCGATAAGCACATCTATCCGAGGGCGAATATCATTCCATGACACAGGTGTATTAGTATCGGATGGTGGAGGTAATTGCTTAATTACGGACATGGCTTCACGCGTCGCTTCACGATGTAAAAACACAGCAATCGGCACAGGTGGAAGGAGAGATAATTGAATTAATTTTTTGAAACAGGTCTTTGCTATCTCGAGGGAAATATTTGGTTCCTTTGTCAATCGCAACGCAACTCCATAAACCATACCACCATGACGCGACACCAATTCTTGAAATGCTCCTACATCACGTTGCCGTATCCAGAGATCTAAGCACTGGTCATCCGATAACTGCATAACTCTCCTTATATCTTAAATTATATTTTCCATTTAGTATATCTATTTTACACCAAATTATACGAAAAGCCAAAGAGAGCAACCGTCTAACTGACTCGTCGTCTGACCTGTCTGTCTCGTCCAACCTTAAAAAGTAAAAACCTTTGCCCTTAGTTTGCTGGGGTATATTCCCCTGTTATATGTGTCGAGATACCACGCAAGGATAGCACATCGGTCTGCATCAATAATGTGGTCATTACCCTTAGAATAAATGTATTGTCCCTGTGCATTAAGTAGATATGTATGATTGGCATATTGTTGTTCACGTTCCACACTTTTGGGAAATATAATTGTATGTTCTGTTAATCGTCGTTGTAGTAATTCTGTCATCCATTCTTTTGTGCGACGTCGCTGGACTGTTCCATCGGACAAATGCCCAGTCTCAATCATAGCACCGAATTCAAATGCACAAATTTTACGCTCCCATTCATACCCCAGAGACATTAATAGGTGTGCAACTGCTCTGCCACTATTACCGCAGTCAATCCCTATTCTACGGAAATGGTAGGCACGGTCTAAAGCCTGAATAACCTCCTGCTGTTGGGCATAGTTTACATGCTCCAGATGAACACGAAAAACACCAATTAAATATGGGGGCTCATTCCGATAGACAACAAATTCGGAAGGAGCCTGGGCAAAACCTAAATCACAGCCCAAGTAATAATGACCCGCTGGAATATCGCTCGGTAGTTCCAACTCCAGTACCGAGTTTTTTAAAATCACTTCATTTAAAGGAAGCGATTCATCTACACATGATAAGTAATCATCAAGATTAAACACTGCGTTTACTGGCTCGCCATGTAAACCTAAAACACGATGAATATACCCTGGGCTATCACGTCCGCCATAGAGATAAGCAAGTTCCTCATCTTTCTGCTTTGTAAACTCTGGATTAAGATAGCTGGGCCAATGATATTGTTCTGCCTCCGCTAAGAATGTCATCCGATAAAAAGTGTTTCGTAATCCATTTGGCACTCCATAAACCCAACGGCGTCCTCCCGCATTAAGGGCTTGATACAATTCGCCCCAGCTTGTATCGGTCATCTCTTGGGCTTCATCCACAATCTGCCAGTCCACATGCATCCCTTGGAAATTAATCCCTCGCGGCCCAGCAATACGCCCCCAAAGAATAAATCCATTGTTAAATCGGATGAAGTACGATGGCGAACGACGTAACTCCG is part of the Candidatus Hydrogenedens sp. genome and encodes:
- a CDS encoding right-handed parallel beta-helix repeat-containing protein, translated to MLKQLPFPFHSFVANALCVKHLKLSFFIMLTLSSLTVSATTVDKLQSPPSLSIYIIPNSKAVNDIIKICGKTSCQQTQHIASLNNISAESISNNNRGTAIVFNSIEDAKAKILEIKKVQGLPPGGIEVILKEGEYTLPSTLIFTEEDSGTEQSPIIYRAEPGTYVVITGGIRLSNFKKVSDEPGSERINPEVKDNIFVLDLTRYGISSLPPLELAGFGSRKVRTADRNYQNYNTFPCPELFYNRLPMTIARFPNQGFLRVAGVQGDKDESDPNNPNLMKNVRLKLEGCPLANWSKETNILLYGYWYYDWADSYETVSSVNVETSDVLLAGPGSAYGYREGARYYAINLLCELDQPGEWYIDREHMLLYFYPPASLDGANIELSLSDKPMIIFKNAGYITLENIHFRLNATNILQIFDGNNIQISGCSFSESAGYGITIGNGKNHKIQSCDFTTLGKGGIYLAGGNRKDLTPSNFVVDNCYFYNLARIDHTYNPAVYATGCGHTLTHNLVHKNPSSAFRIDANDCLIEFNEIFDVLLESDDQGGADMWGNPAYRGVVYRYNYWHHIGNWQENAEQLSCGQAGIRLDDAISGVHIYGNIFYHSSSGENGFGGIQIHGGKDNLVENNIFAECRIGISCTPWSTEHWTNFVKSIWDNQDIDKDLYLQRYPELNHLYENINQNTARNNIFWNCKKTIVRAPSNFIFENNLETTEEQLFPYAKEGNFNTNETWLGSQNFSFTSIPFNSIGLYKDTYRTKLPEEIIRKGRTQQ
- a CDS encoding DNRLRE domain-containing protein encodes the protein MKLKHKIIVLIFAYLLLVTHISSAIGVRAHIEIGLQAIRNYIQPWREQCSGISTLFEDTEVYPAFYAGCAFPDWGYGEINPDSAEASHWNKFMTTYVSILKQKLPSLPPSVARKEVAFFLGVVVHNISDIPWHFDEVGHRSFLSSAREEGNSSHRDAEFSTDVFLFAESQTEPLIPLELYWPYETILECFKQIDMDVTAEQLKAGCTREQAYLTTGPFLAMTQFESMKQKHNWVYQHYKNYYYGGLEHNASAVSTFMKYYFAIITDNMFIQNSLSYAPYVRRNNDYIPICDIQDTTIIKNMPDNNAGMEPFLSVGKQENNEWKILIRCALPPIFEKENLKKASIWLYAEQIEYSADLKFITIKTQRITTPWDEGTGSSNEFSGKEGCSTLGVNWSTQPEVDGSSTQLIAIPISPNWIQIDITEYVKYWMDNPQLNYGINISMAENTDKNCVIRFFSSDAFRENDSPFCGGERTAYRPAFTILNKNTLTEYLFPDKTTKHQK